The segment TATCGCCTAACCTTTCCGTACTAGAGCAAATCGAGCAATCTGGCATGAAACGGCTGCTAGTAATTGGTGTTGGTTGCCAAATTCAAGCATTACGAGCTGTAGAAAAACAACTAGGCTTAGAAAAACTTTATGTTTTAGGTACGCCCTGTGTAGATAACGTTACTCGCGCTGGGTTGCAAAAATTTCTGGACACTACCAGTCGTTCCCCAGAAACAGTAGTGCATTACGAATTTATGCAAGACTTCCGAGTTCACTTCAAACACGAAGATGGCTCGACTGAAACTGTACCTTTCTTTGGACTTAAAACCAATCAGCTCAAAGATGTCTTTGCTCCCTCTTGCATGAGTTGTTTTGATTATGTCAATTCCCTAGCCGATTTAGTGGTAGGTTACATGGGGGCACCCTTTGGCTGGCAGTGGATTGTGGTGCGGAATAATAGGGGGCAAGAAATGCTGGACTTAGTGCAAGACCAGCTAGAAACGCAGCCAGTCATGTCAAAAGGCGATCGCCATGCAGCCGTGCAACAGAGCATCCCAGCTTACGATAAAGGTGTCACCCTACCAATGTGGGCGGCAAAGCTGATGGGCGTGGTCATTGAAAAAATCGGCCCCAAAGGTCTGGAATATGCCCGCTTCTCGATTGACTCCCACTTCACTCGCAACTATCTCTACATCAGACGGCATCATCCAGAGAAATTAGCGGCGCACGTACCGGAGTACGCCAAGCGGATTGTGGATCGGTATCAACTACCAGAATCCTAAGTTAAAACTAAGCAGTTTAAGGCAAAAGGTAAAAGGTAAAATTTACCTTTTGCCTTTCTGAGGAACAGGGCCTTATTGGCATTTTTGGAAAGATTATGACATCTTCTCAAAAGCAGTTGACGATCGGATGGCGGGAGTGGATCTCACTGCCCGATCTTGGGATCTCCGCAGTTAAAGCGAAAATTGACACGGGGGCACGCTCCAGTGTATTGCACGCTTTTGATATCGAGCCTTTTGACCGCGATGGCAAACGCATGGTTAGATTCAAAGTGCATCCCAACCAACGGGATAACACTACGACTGTAACAGCGGAGGCGGAGCTTATAGATGAAAGATACGTTCGCAATTCCGGCGGACAATCAGAGTTGCGACCAGTGATCCTGACTCAGGTCGAACTTTTGGGACAAAGATGGCCCATTGAACTGACATTGACTAATCGCGAAACAATGGTTTTCCGGATGCTGCTTGGTAGAGAGGCAGTACGCCGAAGATTTTTAGTGAATGCAAACAAGTCATTTTTACTCAGCCCAACTGGGATTAAGAAATTTAAACAAAAGCAAGAGAAACAAGAATTATGAAAATCGGTATCTTATCGCTGAACGCTTCGCTTTACTCTACCAAGCGGCTTGTGGACGCTGGCGATAAGCTGGGTCACGAGATGCATGTCATCGATTACCTACGCTGTTACATGAACATTACCGCCCACAAACCGATTGTCGTGTACAAGGGGCAACCGTTGGAAGGATTTGATGCGATTATCCCCCGTATTGGGGCGTCAAAAACGTTCTACGGGACGGCGGTGGTGAGGCAGTTTGAAATGATGGGCGTGTTCACGGCTAACCGTTCTCAGGCGATTTCGCGATCGCGCGACAAGCTACGATGTCTTCAGTTGTTGGCTAAAAAAGGTATTGGGTTGCCAGTAACTGGATTCGCTCATTCACCAAAAGATATTGAAGGTTTGATCGATATTGTGGGTGGCCCTCCTTTGGTGATCAAACTCCTAGAAGGTACTCAAGGCATTGGCGTAGTTTTGGCGGAAACTACGCAGGCGGCTAAGTCAGTGATCGAAGCTTTTCGGGGTTTGGATGCCAACATTCTGGTGCAGGAGTTCATCAAGGAAGCGGATGGCATGGATATTCGTTGCTTTGTGGTTGGCGACAAGGTTGTTGCATCTATGAAGCGGCAAGGTGCGCCTGGGGAGTTTAGATCTAACTTGCACAGGGGGGGGAGTGCCGAACAAATTAAGTTGACACCAGAGGAGCGCAGTATAGCGGTACGGGCTGCTAAAACGATGGGGCTTAACATTGCGGGTGTGGATATACTGCGGTCAAATCACGGGTCAGTGGTGATGGAGTTGAATTCTTCGCCTGGTCTGGGAGGTATTGAGAAGGCGACCGGGAAAGATGTGGCGGGGAAAATAATCGAATTTTTGGAGAAAGAAGGGACTTTAGGGAAAAACAGCGATCGCGTCGAATATTAAATTTGCCAGTAACTTCGCGAGCCGTCATCCCCATTCGTGTCAATTTAAGTAATGTGGGGGAAAGATTATTAAGTTTGGCGATTAAAAAGTAAAAAAATGTTTTTAAGTTGGCAGCAAGAGATGCCCTCTGTTATGGATTTTAAGATACAACGCCTACATCGATATTTATTTAAACTAGGTATTCCGCAAAGCGCGATCGCCGTAAACTTACCTTTGGCTAATGAGGGGGAGCGATCGCCCAGTGCATGATATTATGACTGGCAACTCTCTGACATCGCACAAGCAACAGTACTTCGTTAGCTACACAATGTTTTTTTCTAGCAATAGGAGTAGTTTTAACGCTATTTATATTCAGGAGGCTTCAAGTGAAAACCTTGGGAATTTGTAGCTCAGATAGTGACCAAATTTACTTAGAATCACCTAACTCTGTTAATTATGAAACAATCAGCCTCTATAAAGAAGCCAAAAAAGTATATGACGATGTTTTAGTATTTAACCCTTCCCAGATTAGCTATAAATTTGTCCGAGAACTAGAAAAACCAAAAATTATTCTTGATAATAAGGATATAACAAGTTTAACAACCCTAATTGTACGACGTATTGTAGGCAGCGAACAATCAACAGCTATTTTAGTTAATTCACTAGCAGCTTGTAATTGCGATGTGATAGACCCACTAGCAAGATTTACAGGTAAAGTAAATTCTAAACTATTACCAGCTCTTAGACATCATAAAAAAAAAATAGGGATAAATTCTTACCCTGCTTTTAATATAGAAAACGCAACGCAGTTAATTAACGAGCTAGCTGAATCAGACAAATTCCCTTTAATAGTTAAGCCTTTCAATGGTAGGGGAGGTATAGGCGTTGAGCTTTTAAACGATCGATATACAGCGCTAGAGTATGCCAAAAATTTCTTTATTCAAAATGCCGGGAATAACGTACCAATACTGCTCCAGGAATTTGTACGGTTTAAATCCGAATACCGCGTGATGGTAATTGACGGTAAATGTTTGGGAGCAGTTGAGAAAAAAGCCAAACCAGGAAGTTTAGCGGCTAATGCTGCACAAGGCGGCAGTTTTGTAGTAGCTAATGTGCCAAATATAGTAGATTTTACTGTTAAGAATGTAAGCCAAAAAGGTATTTATGGTATAGATGTTGGTGAAGATTGCGATGGCAAACTTTATATCATCGAAGCTAACCCTACACCGATGTGGAGTGCTTTTGAACAAGCTACAGGAATCAATGTCGCGAAAGAGATTATTAATTGTGCAATCGACAGGCTGCATAAAAAAGTCAATTCTCCGCTTTTAGGAGCGACAGAAGTTACACCATAGCCAACATTTTTTATACGCATAAATATTTAGTATCGCGAGACGCAACTGACTTTTTAAACAAATATTATCTGGTTAAAAAAGCTTATGCAAATTACCCATAAGGCAATTATTAGTCCTTGTAGAAGCGCCTCGACTGCTTTAGAAAACTGTTTCGGACAAGAGCCAGAACTCCGAGTAATTCACCAACCTATTAAATCTGGGCTTTTACGGTGGGGAATTGAAGACTACCGTATTTTTTTTAAAAAGCCTTTAGGCGCTAGAGCGATTATTTTTAAAGAAACTATCGGGTCCCGCAAGCTGCGAACGTCTCGGCTAATTGTATTTCCTTCAAAAGAACTGGTATCAAACACCGATCAAGTTTTTATTTTTAGGGAGCCGCTGGAAACATGGCGTTCGTGGCTGAAATACAACTATAAAAATTTAGACTTTTTTCTAATTTCCTACAAACATACTTTCCATTTATTAAAAGAAAGTTTGGAAATAGCACCGCAGCGCGTTACTTGCATCACCCAAGACTTATTTTTGGATTACCCAGAACAAGTTCTGAGGGAACTCTGCTCTAAATGGGAGATTCCCTATCGAGAAAATATGTTGTGGTGGGAAAGACCTTTTGGTAGCGATACTTGCTTGATTGAGTTTTCAAAATTTACAAAGATTGCTATTCATAAAAGGCGGGTATTTGATAGTTTAAAAAAAGCTGAAACGGTGATAAGAACACAACCGCAGCAAGATTTACACCCTACTAACGAGCAAGAATTTGAGGTGGTTAGACAATTAGCGCCTATTTATCAAACAGTTTGTAGTCTTAGTTTTTAACCATCAGATCTATTATTCACTCGCTCGATGGCACAATTAATAATCTCTTTCGCAACGTTGATTCCTGTAGCTTGTTCAAAAGCGCTCCATTTGGGGGTAGGGTTAGCCTCGATGATATAAAATTTGCCATCGCAATCTTCACCAACATCTACACCATAAATACCTTTTTGATTTACATTCTTAACAGTAAAATCTACTATGTTTGGAACGTTTGCTGCTACAAAAGTAGCGCCTTGTGCAGCATTAGCAGCTAAACTTCCTGGTTTGGCTTTTTTCTCGGCTACTCCCAAACATTTACCATCAATTACCATCGCGCGGTATTCGGCTTTAAACCGTACAAATTCCTGGAGCAGTATTGGTACGTTATTCCCTTCATTTTGAATAAAGAAATTTTTAGCATATTCTAGCGCTGTATTTAGATCGCTCAAAAGCTCAATACCTTTACCTCCTCTGCCATTGAAAGGCTTAACTATTAAAGGAAGTTGATGTGATTCAGCTAATTCGTTAATCAAGTGAGTTGCGCTTTCTATATTAAAAGCAATATAAGAATTGATTCCTACTTTTTTTTGGTGGTATTTAAGAGTTGCTAATAATTTAGAAGGACCTGCACCTGTAAATCTTTCTAGCGGATCTATAACATCGCAATTACAAGCTGCT is part of the Microcoleus sp. FACHB-831 genome and harbors:
- a CDS encoding Coenzyme F420 hydrogenase/dehydrogenase, beta subunit C-terminal domain; its protein translation is MTSVRPHLKAKALKPLSRRPAKELCSECGLCDTYYVHYVKEACAFINQQITELEEQTHGRSRNLDNQDDWYFGVNQDMMAARKTQPIEGAQWTGIVSSIAIAMLDRGLVEGVVCVQNTKEDRFGPMPIIARTAEEILAARVNKPTLSPNLSVLEQIEQSGMKRLLVIGVGCQIQALRAVEKQLGLEKLYVLGTPCVDNVTRAGLQKFLDTTSRSPETVVHYEFMQDFRVHFKHEDGSTETVPFFGLKTNQLKDVFAPSCMSCFDYVNSLADLVVGYMGAPFGWQWIVVRNNRGQEMLDLVQDQLETQPVMSKGDRHAAVQQSIPAYDKGVTLPMWAAKLMGVVIEKIGPKGLEYARFSIDSHFTRNYLYIRRHHPEKLAAHVPEYAKRIVDRYQLPES
- a CDS encoding ATP-dependent zinc protease — its product is MTSSQKQLTIGWREWISLPDLGISAVKAKIDTGARSSVLHAFDIEPFDRDGKRMVRFKVHPNQRDNTTTVTAEAELIDERYVRNSGGQSELRPVILTQVELLGQRWPIELTLTNRETMVFRMLLGREAVRRRFLVNANKSFLLSPTGIKKFKQKQEKQEL
- the rimK gene encoding 30S ribosomal protein S6--L-glutamate ligase yields the protein MKIGILSLNASLYSTKRLVDAGDKLGHEMHVIDYLRCYMNITAHKPIVVYKGQPLEGFDAIIPRIGASKTFYGTAVVRQFEMMGVFTANRSQAISRSRDKLRCLQLLAKKGIGLPVTGFAHSPKDIEGLIDIVGGPPLVIKLLEGTQGIGVVLAETTQAAKSVIEAFRGLDANILVQEFIKEADGMDIRCFVVGDKVVASMKRQGAPGEFRSNLHRGGSAEQIKLTPEERSIAVRAAKTMGLNIAGVDILRSNHGSVVMELNSSPGLGGIEKATGKDVAGKIIEFLEKEGTLGKNSDRVEY
- a CDS encoding ATP-grasp domain-containing protein — translated: MKTLGICSSDSDQIYLESPNSVNYETISLYKEAKKVYDDVLVFNPSQISYKFVRELEKPKIILDNKDITSLTTLIVRRIVGSEQSTAILVNSLAACNCDVIDPLARFTGKVNSKLLPALRHHKKKIGINSYPAFNIENATQLINELAESDKFPLIVKPFNGRGGIGVELLNDRYTALEYAKNFFIQNAGNNVPILLQEFVRFKSEYRVMVIDGKCLGAVEKKAKPGSLAANAAQGGSFVVANVPNIVDFTVKNVSQKGIYGIDVGEDCDGKLYIIEANPTPMWSAFEQATGINVAKEIINCAIDRLHKKVNSPLLGATEVTP
- a CDS encoding ATP-grasp domain-containing protein — translated: MKTLGISTSRSKEINLKAANSVNYETLSLYQEAKKVYDDVLVFHPSQVSYQFVRELEKPKIILNKQDITSLTTLIVRNIRGGEQSTAILVKSLAACNCDVIDPLERFTGAGPSKLLATLKYHQKKVGINSYIAFNIESATHLINELAESHQLPLIVKPFNGRGGKGIELLSDLNTALEYAKNFFIQNEGNNVPILLQEFVRFKAEYRAMVIDGKCLGVAEKKAKPGSLAANAAQGATFVAANVPNIVDFTVKNVNQKGIYGVDVGEDCDGKFYIIEANPTPKWSAFEQATGINVAKEIINCAIERVNNRSDG